The following nucleotide sequence is from Agromyces sp. SYSU T00194.
GACGCGCAGCTCCCGGCCGGCCTCGAGTCGATGCTGTTCGGCGGCGGCACCGACTCGGCCCGCGCGGTGCTCTCGGCCATCGCGGGCTCGCTCATCACCGCGACCTCGCTCACCTTCTCGCTGACCGTCGTCGCACTGCAGCTCGCGAGCAGCCAGGCGTCGCCGCGCGTGCTGCGCCTGTTCGCGCAGGACCGCATGGTGCACGGCACCCTCGCGCTCTTCCTCGCGACCTTCGCCTACGCGCTCACCGTGCTGCGCACGGTCGACGACGCCGACGGCGACCCGTTCATCCCGCGCATCGCGGTGACCCTGGCGAGCCTGCTCACGTTCGCGAGCGTCGTCGTGCTGGTCTTCTTCCTCGCGCACCTCGCCGCCCAGCTGCGGGTGGAGACCATCCTGCGCGACGTGCACCGCGAGACGGCGCGCACCATCGAGCTGGTCGCCGAGACGGCGCTCGACGGCGTCGACCGTGCGCCGGAGCGTCCCGATTCGGCGCACACGGTGGCGGCCCGCCGGTCGGGCTTCCTCACCGGCATCGACCGGCACGCGCTGCTCGAGACGGCGGCGACGTACGACATCGTCATCCTCGAGCGGCGCGCGATCGGCTCGAGCGTCATCGCGGGCACGCCGCTGGCCGACTGGTGGCCGCGCGCCGGCGGCGGCCCCGCGGGCGAGGGGCGAGCGGATGCCCCCGAGCGCGACCCGTCCGAGATCGCCGACGCCGTCACCGATGCGCACTCGACCGGCTACGAGCGCACCGCGGCGCAGGACGTCGGGTTCGGACTCCGACAGCTGACCGACATCGCGGTGCGCGCCCTCTCACCGGGCGTGAACGACCCGACCACCGCGGTGCACGCGCTCAGCCACACCTCCGCGCTGCTCTGCCGCATCGCTTCGCTCGACCCCGAGCCCGAAGCGCTCACCGACGACGACGGCGTGGCCCGCGTGGTCCAGGGCTCGCACGACTTCGCCGACCTGCTCGAGGTCGCCGTGCAGCAGCCTCGCCGGTACGGTGCGAGCGACCCGGTCGTCGCCGCGCGCCTGTTCCAGCTGCTGCACGATGTCGCCCTGCACACCGGCCCGGGCGCCGACGGGGAGGCGGTGCGTGCGCAGGCCGACCGGCTCGCGGCATCCGTCGACGCCGAGGACTACGACGCGGTCGAGCGCGAGGGCTTCGCACGGGCCCGCCGGGCGATCGACGAGGCCCTGTCCTCCCCCGCACCGGCGGACGCGTAGGCTCGTCGTCCATGGCCACCGGCGCGACGATCCACACCTTCACCGTGCACCTCGCCGACGTCGACCGCGGCGTCTACGAGGAGCTCTCGCTGCGCGTCGCCCGCCACCCCTCGGAGACCGACGCGTTCATGCTCACGCGCGTGCTCGCCTACTGCCTCGAGTACGTCGAGGGCATCGCGTTCAGCGACGGCGTCTCGGCCGTCGACCTGCCGGCAGTGCTCGCGCGCGACGCGACCGGGGCGCTCACCGCCTGGATCGAGGTCGGCGCCCCCGACGCCGAGCGCCTGCACGCCGGCAGCCGCCAGGCCGCGCGCACGGTCGTCTACACCCACCGCGACCCCGCGAAGGTCGCCGCACAGTGGGCGGGCAAGCGCATCCACCGCGCCGACGAGCTCGCGCTGTACTCGTTCGACCCCGGGTTCCTCGACGCGGCCACCGCGCACCTCGAGCGCCGCAACGAGCTCACCGTCTCGGTCACCGAGCGACGCCTCTACCTCGACCTGAACGGCACGACGCTCGAGACCGATGTGCACGAGCAGCCGGTCGCCTGAGGTCCGGCCCCGGGTCTGCGCGCGCTCGCCCGACGGCGGGTATCGTCGGGACGGTCCACGCCCACGAGGAGGTCGCAGATGCCCACCATCGCCATCGTCGGAGCCGGGCCGGGGCTCGGCGCCGCCGTCGCCCGCAGGTTCGGACGCGAGGGGTTCCAGGTCGCGCTGATCTCGCGCGACCAGGCGAAGCTCGACGCGCTCGCCGCCGAGCTCGGCGACGCCGGGGTGACGGCCCGCGGCTACGCCGCCGACGTGCGCGAGCCCGACCAGCTCACCGCCGCACTCGCGCGGGCCGCCGACGAGCTCGGCCCCGTCAGCGCCCTGCAGTACAGCCCGCTGCCGTCGCGCAGCTACCTCGAGCCGGTGCTCGACCTCACGCCCGAGCTCGCCCTCGAGGCTCTCAGCTTCTCGGCCCTCGGCCTCATCGCCGCCGCGCGCGCCGTGCTGCCCGCCATGCGCGAAGCGGGCGACGGAACGATCATCCTCATCAACGGCGGCACCTCGGTCAAGGCACGTCCCGGCTTCTCGGGCACGTCGGTCGCGTTCCCCGCCGAGAGCGCCTACGGCGAGATGCTGCACGACGCGCTCGCCGACGAGGGCGTGCGCGTGGTGCAGCTGGTGATCCCCGGCGCGATCCCGAAGCTCCGGCTGCCGAACGGCATCGACGACGTGGCGGACCGCATCTGGGAGCTCCACGCGACGCCGGGCGAGTTCCGCACCATGCTCATCCCGCTCGAAGAGGGCCGGGAGTAGGGCGCCGGCGGCGGACGCCGCTAGGCCTGCAGCAGGCTGAAGACCTCACGTCCCTCCAGCGCTGCGCGGCCGCCGAGCACCTCCAGCTCGAGCACGACCGCCACGCCCGCGACCTCCCAGCCGGCGCGCTCGACGAGCGTGCAGGTCGCCGCCGCGGTGCCGCCGGTCGCGAGCACGTCGTCCAGCACCAGCACGCGCGTGCCCGGCGGCAGGTCGTCGGCGTGCACCTCGAGCCGGGCCTCGCCGTACTCCAGCGCGTACGACTCGGCGATGGTCGCCCGGGGCAGCTTGCCGGCCTTGCGCACGGCCAGCACACCCGCATCCGTGCGCATCGACGCGGCGCCCGCGAGCAGGAACCCGCGCGCCTCGATGCCCGCGAACACGTCGTAGCTGCCCGCGAACGGTGCGACGAGCGCGTCGACCATGCCGCGGAACAGGTCGGCGTCGGCGAACACCGGCGTGAGGTCGCGGAACATGATGCCGGGCTGCGGGAAGTCGGGCACGAGGGCGATGCGGGACTCGAGGCGTGCACGGATGTCGTCCATGCGCACAGGCTAGCGGCGCGGTCCGCACTGCGGGCCGAGCCGGTGGGGCGGCGGGCGGAACCCGCCCGGTCGGGCGCCCGGCACGCTGGCCTCCGCGGCGCGCGCCGCAGTAGCATCGGGGCCATTGGGGGCATCCGATGGCGTCTGGGGAACGAACGCGGTCCGAGCTGAACGAGCTCGGCGAGATGCGCGACGCCGTCTTCTTCTCCGGGCCCGAGCGGCAGCGCAAGGTCAGCCGGTACTGGATCCTGCTCGTGCTGTCGTCGGTCATCTCGGCCGCGGGCATCGTCGCGGACTCGACCGCGACCGTGATCGGTGCGATGATCGTCGCCCCGCTCATGCTGCCCATCCAGGGGGTCATGCTCGCGAGCGTGCTCGGCGACCGG
It contains:
- a CDS encoding YaeQ family protein codes for the protein MATGATIHTFTVHLADVDRGVYEELSLRVARHPSETDAFMLTRVLAYCLEYVEGIAFSDGVSAVDLPAVLARDATGALTAWIEVGAPDAERLHAGSRQAARTVVYTHRDPAKVAAQWAGKRIHRADELALYSFDPGFLDAATAHLERRNELTVSVTERRLYLDLNGTTLETDVHEQPVA
- a CDS encoding adenine phosphoribosyltransferase, which gives rise to MDDIRARLESRIALVPDFPQPGIMFRDLTPVFADADLFRGMVDALVAPFAGSYDVFAGIEARGFLLAGAASMRTDAGVLAVRKAGKLPRATIAESYALEYGEARLEVHADDLPPGTRVLVLDDVLATGGTAAATCTLVERAGWEVAGVAVVLELEVLGGRAALEGREVFSLLQA
- a CDS encoding SDR family NAD(P)-dependent oxidoreductase, giving the protein MPTIAIVGAGPGLGAAVARRFGREGFQVALISRDQAKLDALAAELGDAGVTARGYAADVREPDQLTAALARAADELGPVSALQYSPLPSRSYLEPVLDLTPELALEALSFSALGLIAAARAVLPAMREAGDGTIILINGGTSVKARPGFSGTSVAFPAESAYGEMLHDALADEGVRVVQLVIPGAIPKLRLPNGIDDVADRIWELHATPGEFRTMLIPLEEGRE
- a CDS encoding DUF2254 domain-containing protein, encoding MVAASRTDAGRGRMLRRWAAFADAFGTRLWPVPTVAVVAAVIAGLAIPVIDRQVDAQLPAGLESMLFGGGTDSARAVLSAIAGSLITATSLTFSLTVVALQLASSQASPRVLRLFAQDRMVHGTLALFLATFAYALTVLRTVDDADGDPFIPRIAVTLASLLTFASVVVLVFFLAHLAAQLRVETILRDVHRETARTIELVAETALDGVDRAPERPDSAHTVAARRSGFLTGIDRHALLETAATYDIVILERRAIGSSVIAGTPLADWWPRAGGGPAGEGRADAPERDPSEIADAVTDAHSTGYERTAAQDVGFGLRQLTDIAVRALSPGVNDPTTAVHALSHTSALLCRIASLDPEPEALTDDDGVARVVQGSHDFADLLEVAVQQPRRYGASDPVVAARLFQLLHDVALHTGPGADGEAVRAQADRLAASVDAEDYDAVEREGFARARRAIDEALSSPAPADA